In one Gadus morhua chromosome 15, gadMor3.0, whole genome shotgun sequence genomic region, the following are encoded:
- the LOC115560334 gene encoding hyaluronan-binding protein 2, whose protein sequence is MKLGILLCLLFLVVLILPAQPRKHGHGHGHGEGKEAEHGHGHGHGHGRGRGHGGKHHGKHAKKYTGVTELLEDLFFQVRDVLEEDEEDEEERDISDWLFELQEPEGKCDPNPCKNGGVCEVKGKRGFKCDCPEPFKGKRCERARRICKKWTCGRGECGLTSSPPFYECKCKQPFQPPLCRTVSLCNPNPCKFNGTCVQDGTDFDCMCMPDYRGRFCQVDPDDCYEGDGEDYRGNVTETEDGDECLYWNSHFILENGANPFSDLEDTDGLGPHNFCRNPDGDTKPWCFIRKGRKLRWDYCDVEQCAEPTVVPPTSALPIDPMPTGPGPQPNGGVPGPPQPGPTKPGPTKPEPTKPGPTKPGPTKPGPTKPEVPTCAPSSEPATTLSTTKGPVLQPTLGATAEPAQFSTCGIAQPKRTIQRIYGGLKAIPGALPWQVSLQVRPKGSTLPFRHSCGGVLIESCWVLTAGHCIDKKHDIEAVLGTVSLGMEESTEQTLQVEEAIIHENYRETPSAVENDIALLRLKGVNGSCAEETQFVRTACMPDVTMPDGSECTISGWGATEDLKYGSDHLLDAKVLLINQEKCSSPTVYSSSVGPSMFCAGYLQGGVDSCQGDSGGPLTCEQHQVQVIYGLVSWGDQCGRANKPGVYTRVTDYLDWIKSKTQTA, encoded by the exons ATGAAGCTGGGGATCCTGTTGTGTCTCCTCTTCCTAGTGGTGCTCATTCTACCTGCTCAG ccCAGAAAACACGgtcacggacacggacacggagAGGGAAAGGAGGCCGAACACGGACACGGACATGGGCACGGGCACGGACGTGGACGTGGACACGGCGGCAAACACCACGGCAAACATGCAAAGAAGTACACAGGGGTTACAGAGCTTTTGGAAG ACCTTTTCTTCCAGGTAAGGGATGTCttggaagaagatgaagaagacgaagaggaaAGAGATATTTCTGACTGGCTCTTTGAACTTCAAGAGCCAGAAG GTAAATGCGACCCTAACCCGTGCAAAAACGGCGGCGTCTGTGAGGTGAAGGGAAAACGGGGGTTCAAATGTGACTGTCCCGAACCCTTCAAAGGCAAGAGGTGTGAAAGAG CTCGAAGGATCTGCAAGAAGTGGACCTGTGGACGCGGGGAGTGTGGGCTTACCTCCAGTCCCCCGTTCTACGAGTGCAAATGCAAGCAGCCCTTCCAGCCTCCCCTCTGTAGGACAG TTTCTCTGTGCAACCCCAACCCGTGTAAATTCAACGGCACATGCGTTCAGGACGGGACGGACTTCGACTGCATGTGCATGCCAGACTACAGAGGCCGCTTCTGCCAAGTCG ACCCCGATGACTGCTACGAGGGCGACGGCGAGGATTACCGCGGCAACGTGACCGAGACGGAGGACGGGGACGAGTGTCTCTACTGGAACTCCCACTTCATCCTGGAGAACGGCGCCAACCCCTTCAGCGACCTGGAGGACACAGACGGCTTGGGCCCACACAACTTCTGCAG AAACCCAGACGGTGACACCAAGCCTTGGTGTTTCATCCGCAAGGGCCGCAAGCTACGGTGGGACTACTGCGACGTAGAGCAGTGCGCCGAACCCACAG TCGTACCCCCTACCAGCGCCCTCCCGATTGATCCGATGCCCACTGGCCCCGGACCCCAGCCCAATGGAGGCGTTCCTGGGCCCCCTCAGCCTGGGCCAACCAAGCCTGGGCCCACCAAGCCTGAGCCCACCAAGCCTGGGCCCACCAAGCCTGGGCCCACCAAGCCTGGGCCCACCAAGCCTGAGGTCCCGACGTGCGCCCCTTCTTCTGAGCCCGCTACGACCCTTTCAACTACCAAAGGACCCGTCCTTCAGCCTACCCTCGGCGCCACGGCAGAGCCTGCTCAGTTCTCCACCTGTGGCATAGCACAGCCCAAGAGGACCATCCAGCGCATCTACGGCGGTCTGAAGGCCATCCCCGGGGCCCTACCCTGGCAGGTGTCCCTGCAAGTCAGACCCAAAGGCAGTACCCTGCCCTTCCGACACTCGTGTGGAGGGGTTCTGATCGAGAGCTGCTGGGTTCTGACCGCCGGCCACTGCAT CGACAAGAAGCACGATATAGAAGCGGTATTGGGTACAGTGTCCCTGGGGATGGAGGAGTCCACGGAGCAaaccctgcaggtggaggaggccatCATCCACGAGAACTACAGAGAAACACCTTCGGCTGTCGAAAACGACATAG CTCTGTTGAGGCTGAAGGGCGTGAACGGCTCTTGCGCTGAGGAGACCCAGTTTGTGAGGACCGCCTGTATGCCTGATGTCACAATGCCGGACGGCTCAGAGTGCACTATTTCTGGATGGGGTGCCACAGAGGACT TGAAATATGGTTCTGACCACCTTCTGGATGCCAAAGTACTCCTCATCAACCAGGAGAAGTGCTCCAGCCCTACAGTATATAGCTCATCTGTTGGCCCCAGCATGTTCTGCGCTGGCTACCTGCAGGGAGGCGTGGACTCGTGTCAG GGTGATTCTGGTGGACCGTTGACATGTGAGCAGCACCAGGTCCAGGTAATCTACGGTCTGGTGAGCTGGGGGGACCAATGTGGCCGTGCAAACAAACCAGGGGTCTACACACGGGTTACAGACTACCTGGACTGGATCAAGTCAAAGACACAAACCGCGTAG
- the LOC115560336 gene encoding nuclear factor 7, brain-like translates to MYSVLAQEGFTAGRHYWEVIVQDKPYWLIGATTGPASKQDEASLAGVKGDTLSWCIYHGDGKYLSCHDNLEKPLSIPGKTLRKLGVLADLQQGELSFYDADMLALLESYRVEGTEALFPVFNPCINVNGVNRQPLSLFCLGDASDRNVYAGENEG, encoded by the coding sequence ATGTACAGCGTGTTGGCCCAGGAGGGATTCACAGCCGGCCGGCACTACTGGGAGGTCATCGTCCAGGACAAACCCTATTGGCTGATTGGTGCGACCACGGGGCCGGCCAGTAAGCAGGACGAGGCCTCCCTCGCGGGTGTGAAGGGAGACACGTTGTCATGGTGCATCTACCACGGAGACGGGAAGTACCTGTCGTGCCACGATAACCTTGAAAAGCCGCTGTCGATTCCAGGGAAGACGCTCCGAAAGCTGGGCGTTTTGGCCGacctccagcagggggagctgtCCTTCTACGATGCCGACATGCTGGCTCTGCTGGAGAGTTACCGCGTGGAGGGCACAGAGGCGCTCTTCCCCGTGTTCAATCCTTGTATCAACGTGAACGGGGTCAACCGCCAGCCCCTCAGCCTGTTTTGCCTCGGAGACGCCAGTGACCGGAACGTATACGCAGGTGAGAATGAAGGCTGA